The Tripterygium wilfordii isolate XIE 37 chromosome 4, ASM1340144v1, whole genome shotgun sequence genome has a window encoding:
- the LOC119996790 gene encoding uncharacterized protein LOC119996790 yields MGLDPSFADPAIQVCRSTWTHIWALSYTCVIESLAMSRCFLYPPPGYVRSHSGGLALSESIEKKRRRRERRKEKKERSKKGIFFDIDDDTVKKHNGGYISELKVEEQEVEQSEMSSLTEEHEQTVSSDGPQSSKKRKASSSSNGSDHEENINTVRRIKSTLRKHKEQCCSEDLVKVPAPTLDDIISPNSRQKAASLYRDFIEEWFSQSLDAEDWLLSSKRIAESPNVASLWPSARYIPEADVFALPFTLPF; encoded by the exons ATGGGTTTGGATCCATCTTTTGCTGATCCAGCCATCCAGGTGTGTAGGTCAACTTGGACGCATATTTGGGCCTTGAGCTACACTTGCGTAATTGAGTCTCT AGCCATGTCACGGTGCTTTCTTTACCCGCCTCCGGGGTATGTGAGGAGCCATTCTGGTGGTTTGGCCTTGTCCGAATCGATTGAGAAGAAGCGGCGGAGGCGAGAGAggaggaaggagaagaaagaacGTAGTAAGAAGGGAATATTCTTTGATATTGATGACGATACAGTGAAAAAGCACAACGGTGGGTACATATCGGAGTTGAAAGTAGAAGAACAAGAAGTTGAGCAATCAGAGATGAGTAGTCTGACCGAAGAACATGAGCAGACTGTCTCGTCTGATGGACCACAGAGTAGCAAAAAGAGGAAAGCCTCATCATCGTCGAATGGCAGTGATCACGAAGAGAACATTAATACTGTTCGGAGGATTAAATCGACCTTGCGAAAGCACAAAGAACAATGTTGTTCGGAGGATTTAGTCAAAGTTCCTGCTCCTACTCTGGACGATATAATAAGTCCCAATTCGAGGCAGAAAGCAGCATCTCTGTACAGAGATTTCATTGAAGAGTGGTTTTCACAGAGTTTGGATGCTGAAGATTGGCTTCTCAGTTCAAaaagaattgcagaatcccCTAATGTTGCCAGTCTATGGCCCAGTGCCCGTTACATACCTGAGGCTGATGTATTTGCTCTCCCTTTTACTCTTCCATTTTGA